The following nucleotide sequence is from Anolis sagrei isolate rAnoSag1 chromosome 11, rAnoSag1.mat, whole genome shotgun sequence.
tcgatcaagtcaattttcgtgaacacccttgcttctgacAACCTCGATAGCAAGTCCTTGGttagtggcatggggtagttgttggtggtactcactgcattcagccccctatagtccacgcacagtctcaacgaaccgtcctttttgtgcctaaacagcactggggctcccaagggtgactcggatggccttataaaccctcTGGCCAAGTTCTTTTCAATATACtttctcagttcctccatctccttgaccgacattgggtacaatctactcctgggcaacttagcatcctcattgagttcaatctttacttcgaccctcctagggGGGGGAAGCTGATCTGCTTCCTTTTCGTCAAAGACATCCTCGAAGTCTCTGTActcagggggaatttcctgcactCCGCCTGCCGTGCTTTCCACCCCCTTGCAACACTTCCCCTCTTCTTCGCTCGGGAATGtcatgctgccttccctccaattgatttgtgggttggcttcctttaaccatggcatccccagtattacattgtaagtagccataggggataccacaaaggttatgctgccttcccagctccccactttacattTCACTTCCCCCACTTCAAATCGCGCCGGGGCTCCAGCCGCCACTGATCCATCTagctgcgagaatgctatggggctctgcaagggggttttctcacatttcagttcgtctgctaattctggggtcataatgtttcttgagcagccgcaatccatgagggctttgcagctggcccacttcccctccccttctagcctgatcgggaacaCCAGCATTCCTGgactgtgactcaccagatctcccactggggccctagaaggggggctctcctccgctctcttccctgcagccagtttgaactttgggaaatgggactctccccctttcctttgccgacattcggcagcccgatggccaaggcgaccgcatacataacatccgcccctctgctccttgggtcctccggttggggctttcccgaccgtgcctctctccgtcctccgactctcctcctttgctctcgtctgctgcggcgccgctccttgatgcctcttgacctgtgccaaggtggtctcgatgcggccggccagctcaATCCATGCGCCTATCTCCTCCGGATCGTTACAATGGAGTGCCCAGGTCAAGATTTCCTTCCGCAGGCCCTCTTTGAATATTTGGACCTTGGTGGTATTGGACCACTCTGGcaccttctccgccctcaaccggaattcctccacgtactcagACACGGAgcgatgtccttgggttatcgtTTGCAGCTTTTCCCTTgcccggaccctctcgagcggatccctgaagcgcgcctccatcgcagccaggaatcgccttgtagatcccaaacatgggtcgtgcctggcgtggagctggacgtaccactccgctgctccccctctcagtgctgcgcccactgctcgcaccctACTTGCTTCTGACCCGAAAgtaagggcgttatcttctagatatcccctcaccatagtcaggaagtatgcgaggttcccggcttctcctccgaactcgatcctcagctcctccctcctaggttggtatagaaggggctgcctctcccggttctccgctcgcggtggccctccctggagccctctctgctccgggggcaactcctgacgccctgtgccgcgcccggctccggccgggggcaccaggaacgtctgctgggacgccagtccccggggtcgttcctcctcctcatcgctctccgcagcGGCCCTCCAACTCGTCTGCGCTTTTGGACGTGCCCCGagtccccggtcactcctctcccccgcgctccacatcgattcccctcggggtggtggttcctctaacagtggggccagccgctccatcacctttgacatcattgcgagggtggtctccattgatgccatcttttcctccaggaaatccaacctctggggggagggaaactctagcccgctgctttctctcgttgctgcctctgcccccttcactcgcctctgtgtgactccgttgggctgggcatacgcagtcgatgaagccaaggcattcactctctccagctcctcttccgcattctcgaaaggggaggctggttctcccccctccgttggatcttcctcctgttgcataggggtacctcaccacagccgtgggatggcaccgaggaatcctggcttaatgtaagctcacagcagccgctcccagaaaggacacaggacgccaatccgtaatcaatcaggaaacttttactactggatgcatatacacaatgaaagccaggattggcacacgGACGCAAGTCAactcttatataccctcccccacattcgaatcccctcttcccgcctgacaaagatcccgcgcaatattccccgccaaaacCACCAACggccctcccaaggccaccagctgcaattccttatcagttctccatgtcaggaatccggttttttgcgccaacgtccaaggccaggaaaccgagtcctgacacccctctattctgctttggttagaccacatctggaatattgtgtccaattctgggcaccacaattcaagagagatattgacaagctggaatgtgtccagaggagggcgactaaaatgatcaacggtctggagaacaagccctagaggagtggcttagggaactgggcatgtttagcctgaagaagagaaggctgagaggagatatgatagccatgtataaatatgtgagaggaagccacagggaggagggagcaagcttgttttctgcttccttggagactaggacgcggaacaatggcttcaaactacaagagaggagattccatctgaacatgaggaagaacttcctgactgtgagagccgttcagcagtggaactctctgccccggagtgtggtggaggctccttctttggaagcttttaagcagaggctggatggccatttgtcaggggtgatttgaatgcaatattcctgcttcttggcagaatggggttggactggatggcccatgaggtctcttccaactctttgattctatgattctatgagtgttttCGTTTGCTGGAAGTGTACTTAAGAAGAGGCTACAAAGCCATCTGATTGGCCAACTATCTCTCAATATTTTTTTGCCAAAGAAATCCAATGAAATTAATGGGACCACCATCAGTTGGCAGGTGACTTCAAGGCATAAACATACAAACGCACGTAGAATGGAATTGATCAGAAATCTGGATCAGATGGTTTCcaaggtttcttcctttctaactTCTCCTATGCAAATCAGTTTGCATGAACAGCTCTCCCATTGGCTAATTGAACACTGAGGTCATAATCTAACAGCTAAAATCCACTTGCCATATAATATTAAGCAAGAATAGAAGGTGGCTTCTGggagaatcatgggaattgtagttgctgggcaaCTTTGTTCTTACTGTTCATGAACAGCTGTTGACATCCTTTTCACATCTTAGGATGGAAGCAGGAGAGAACGTTGTGCTTGTTAGGAAACAGATGTCAGTGCAGGCTCAAGAAGGCCCAACATCCATCCCTGCAGAGCCTTCATCTGGAAAAGCCATTTTGAATGGCCCCGAGCTAAGCATAGCCCCTCTTGTCTCTGCGCTGACTTCTGCTGTGTCCAGCCAACATGCTATGAACCTGGCAAAGCTACATCACGAACTGGAGGAcatggagaaggaaaggaaacgcTTCCAGAAAGCTGTCACAGATGCTTTGCTCAATCTGGAAGGCACTCTGGGTACCTTGAGAGAGATAACGACTAAACTTGAAACCAGAACCTGGAAGGTCGAACAAAGAATGAGAGAAGAAGAGGATAGAGGCACCGCTCGGAGCAAAGTCCTTGCGTTCCTGTTGTCTAGAGAGAAGGAACTACGCAAAAAGTGCGCTGTTCTCGAAAAAATGTTTCTCAAGAAGAGTGCCTGGCTGGAGGGGAAGGTTCATAGATGGAAGAACGCTTAGCAAAACCCAGCTAGAGTGGACCTtccaattaaaacacaataaatccAAAGAGTGGCCTCAAAATTTAGGTCTTTGAAAAATTGGttggatcagtggttcccaaccttttttgacagggaccacttgaccagggatcactttgaccagggaccacttgagtagggaccactttgaccagggaccactttgaccagagaccactttgaccagggaccactttgatcagggaccactttgaccagggaccacattgaccaggaaccacattgactaggaaccactttgaccagggaccacattgaccagggaccacattgaccagggaccattagGCTAGGGGCCACtagtccagggaccactttgaccaggggccactttgaccaggggccaatAGACCAGGGACctatttgatcagggaccacattgacctgggaccactaggccagggaccactttgaccaggagccaaattgaccagggaccattttgaccagggacccctttgtccagggaccactagGCCAGGGACCAATTTAttcagggaccacattgactagggaccaccaggccagggaccactttgaccagtggccAAATTGACCAGGGAACACTAGGCCAGGAACCATTAggccagggaccaatttgaccaggggccacattgcccagggaccacattgaccaggacCCCCTTTGTCCAGAGACCACTAAgtcagggaccaatttgaccagggaccactaggtcagggaccacattgaccagggaccactttgaccagggaccactttgaccaggggccacattgaccagggaccactaggcCAGGGACcgatttgatcagggaccacattgaccagggaccactagtccagggaccactttgaccagggaccactttgatcagggaccaatttgaccagggaccacattgaccaggaaccacattgactaggaaccactttgaccagggaccacattgaccagggaccacattgaccagggaccattagGCTAGGGGCCACtagtccagggaccactttgaccaggggccactttgaccaggggccaatAGACCAGGGACctatttgatcagggaccacattgacctgggaccactaggccagggaccactttgaccaggagccaaattgaccagggaccattttgaccagggacccctttgtccagggaccactagGCCAGGGACCAATTTaatcagggaccacattgactagggaccaccaggccagggaccactttgaccagtggccAAATTGACCAGGGAACACTAGGCCAGGAACCATTAggccagggaccaatttgaccaggggccacattgcccagggaccacattgaccaggacCCCCTTTGTCCAGAGACCACTAAgtcagggaccaatttgaccagggaccactaggtcagggaccacattgaccagggaccactttgaccagggacccctttgaccaggggccacattgaccagggaccactaggcCAGGGACcgatttgatcagggaccacattgaccagggaccactagtccagggaccactttgaccaggggccacattgaccagggaccactttgaccagggaccactaggccagggaccacattgaccagggaccactaggccagggactactttgaccagggaccgctctccaacgttagttccaaaagggttacgaatcactttttggtcaactttagattcagtttggttacttggggtgctgattcagaaaattgcatttgatagactacatcagctctgttttctgatacagaacatatgccatccatta
It contains:
- the CCDC182 gene encoding coiled-coil domain-containing protein 182, with the protein product MEAGENVVLVRKQMSVQAQEGPTSIPAEPSSGKAILNGPELSIAPLVSALTSAVSSQHAMNLAKLHHELEDMEKERKRFQKAVTDALLNLEGTLGTLREITTKLETRTWKVEQRMREEEDRGTARSKVLAFLLSREKELRKKCAVLEKMFLKKSAWLEGKVHRWKNA